A genomic region of Cygnus atratus isolate AKBS03 ecotype Queensland, Australia chromosome 13, CAtr_DNAZoo_HiC_assembly, whole genome shotgun sequence contains the following coding sequences:
- the LOC118245557 gene encoding CDC42 small effector protein 2-B-like has protein sequence MTEFLVCFNWCNGEQPQLKRYQRLYRNMIGEPMNFVHNAHVGTREMSRNSSSTASIQDHMKSKGGYSNGTSATAEL, from the exons ATGACTGAATTCCTGGTTTGTTTTAACTGGTGCAATGGTGAACAACCCCAGCTG AAGAGGTATCAGAGACTGTACCGGAACATGATAGGAGAGCCAATGAACTTTGTCCACAATGCTCACGTTGGGACAAGAGAGATGAGTAGAAACTCTTCATCA ACTGCGTCAATTCAGGACCACATGAAGTCTAAAGGTGGTTACTCAAACGGCACTTCTGCAACTGCTGAGCTATAG
- the ZBTB33 gene encoding transcriptional regulator Kaiso — protein MEGEKLISATDTQYSSALLQSLNEQRGHGLFCDVTVIVEDRKFRAHRNILSASSTYFHQLFSVAGQVVELSFVRAEIFAEILNYMYSSKIISVRSDLLDELIKSGQLLGVKFIADLCVTPSEGKSTSNEVKDAASETSTSSPTQKDAETQVPAIRQEGGDVLGGMPVITESFSLHGISYETAKITVSDSDDDDDVIFCSEIIPPKECTKDTSAATHNQPCPNADGVSDQKSCSSGGSPLLTSPTATQKLSSSVNQLHPNQTQSSAESLVSGTPQHLTPEIILLNRPPVNASPSVSTSNQTHVTPTINLVEENQKSSNNSSSAETETTAVDDGEEVVEDDDDVMSSSSPGSVSNSSLVQQPAASKAAASEGSGVQKKQVVTFSQEPSSKPGEFKIKISDVLTGNNREFSAGIAPKHVAEGQKIITLDTATEIEGLSTGCKVYANIGEDTYDIVIPVKDDPEEGEAKRDETPKTSGDDSPGRKRMKVKHDDHYELIVDGRVYYICIVCKRSYVCLTSLRRHFNVHSWEKKYPCRYCDKVFPLAEYRTKHEIHHTGERRYQCLTCGKSFINYQIMASHVRSVHSQDPSGDTKLYRLHPCRSLQIRQYAYITDRSSSIPVLNENGIVYRVDTGKESTEGTTSNPPAKQMTWDDIFIPQGNEAIFKQNQSEGSTEFEFVIPESY, from the coding sequence ATGGAGGGGGAAAAACTGATCTCTGCAACAGACACGCAGTATTCTAGCGCGCTCCTTCAGTCTTTGAACGAACAACGTGGCCACGGACTTTTTTGTGATGTTACTGTCATTGTGGAGGACCGGAAATTTCGAGCTCACAGAAACATTCTTTCTGCCTCAAGCACATACTTTCACCAGCTTTTCTCAGTGGCAGGGCAAGTGGTTGAACTGAGCTTTGTAAGAGCTGAAATCTTTGCGGAAATACTTAACTATATGTATAGTTCCAAAATAATCTCTGTCCGATCTGACTTACTTGACGAATTGATTAAATCAGGGCAACTGTTGGGTGTTAAATTCATAGCCGATCTGTGCGTAACaccttctgaaggaaaaagcacGTCAAACGAGGTCAAAGATGCTGCTTCAGAAACTTCAACTTCTAGCCCCACTCAAAAGGATGCTGAAACACAAGTACCTGCAATCAGGCAAGAGGGTGGGGATGTATTGGGGGGGATGCCGGTTATAACTGAATCGTTCTCCTTGCATGGCATATCATATGAGACTGCAAAAATAACAGTGAGCGACTCAGATGATGACGATGATGTCATTTTTTGCTCTGAGATCATTCCCCCAAAAGAATGTACTAAAGATACAAGTGCTGCAACCCACAACCAACCTTGCCCAAATGCAGATGGAGTTTCTGACCAAAAATCATGCAGCAGTGGTGGCTCCCCACTATTGACTAGCCCCACAGCAACTCAAAAACTCTCTTCCTCTGTTAACCAGCTGCATCCAAACCAAACACAATCAAGTGCGGAATCCCTCGTCTCTGGGACACCGCAGCATTTGACACCTGAGATTATTTTGCTAAATCGGCCTCCAGTTAACGCATCACCCAGTGTCAGCACCTCAAATCAAACACATGTGACCCCTACAATTAATTTGGTTGAGGAGAACCAGAAGTCATCTAACAACAGTTCCTCAGCTGAAACAGAAACGACTGCTGTTGATGATGGAGAAGAGGTGGTTGAAGATGACGACGATGTCATGAGCTCCTCTAGTCCTGGTTCAGTCAGCAATAGTTCTTTGGTTCAGCAGCCTGCTGCGTCCAAGGCCGCAGCCTCTGAAGGATCAGGTGTACAGAAAAAACAGGTTGTTACGTTTTCACAAGAGCCATCTTCTAAGCCtggagaatttaaaataaaaatctcagatGTCCTTACTGGAAACAACAGGGAATTCAGTGCAGGCATTGCACCAAAACATGTGGCAGAAGGGCAGAAAATCATAACGTTAGATACAGCCACTGAAATAGAAGGCTTATCCACAGGCTGTAAGGTCTATGCAAACATTGGTGAGGACACCTATGACATAGTCATTCCCGTAAAGGATGATCCCGAGGAAGGAGAAGCCAAGCGTGACGAAACGCCCAAAACATCTGGTGATGATTCTCCAGGCAGGAAACGCATGAAAGTTAAGCACGATGACCACTACGAGCTGATAGTGGACGGAAGGGTCTACTACATCTGCATTGTATGTAAGAGATCGTATGTGTGTCTGACGAGTTTACGGAGACATTTTAACGTTCATTCCTGGGAGAAGAAGTATCCGTGCCGATACTGTGACAAGGTTTTCCCTCTCGCAGAATACCGTACAAAGCACGAAATCCACCATACCGGCGAACGGAGGTACCAGTGCTTGACGTGTGGCAAGTCTTTCATCAACTACCAAATCATGGCCTCGCACGTAAGATCGGTCCATAGCCAAGACCCTTCTGGAGACACCAAGCTTTACCGATTGCACCCTTGCAGGTCGTTGCAGATCAGACAGTACGCGTACATTACTGATCGTTCAAGCAGTATACCGGTATTAAATGAGAATGGAATTGTTTATCGTGTTGACACAGGAAAGGAGAGCACCGAAGGAACAACATCGAATCCTCCAGCCAAACAAATGACCTGGGATGATATTTTCATTCCGCAGGGAAACGaagcaatttttaaacaaaatcaatcaGAGGGTAGCACTGAATTTGAGTTTGTAATACCAGAATCTTactga